The Spiroplasma citri genome has a segment encoding these proteins:
- a CDS encoding helix-turn-helix domain-containing protein, protein MLLGEKIKLLRQKNNLTIEELANRCELTKGFISQLERDISSPSIETLESILEVLGTNLADFFKQEKNRKFVYAAEEHYKVEQNNYRIEWLVPNAQVNELEPILIQIKPQGESERILPFEGQIFGYVLKGTVLVYSGQKVQKAHTRDSFYLYGNNQHYLKNETNEIVEVLWISTPPIF, encoded by the coding sequence ATGCTACTAGGAGAAAAAATTAAACTATTACGTCAAAAAAATAATTTAACAATTGAAGAATTAGCAAATCGTTGTGAATTAACGAAAGGTTTTATTAGTCAACTTGAACGCGATATTTCTTCTCCGAGTATTGAAACACTAGAAAGTATTTTAGAAGTTTTAGGCACCAACTTAGCAGATTTTTTTAAACAAGAAAAAAATAGAAAATTCGTTTATGCAGCAGAAGAACATTATAAAGTTGAACAAAATAATTATCGTATTGAATGATTAGTTCCTAATGCACAAGTAAATGAATTAGAACCAATTTTAATTCAAATTAAACCGCAAGGAGAATCAGAACGCATATTACCATTTGAGGGTCAGATTTTTGGTTATGTTTTAAAAGGTACAGTGTTAGTTTATTCTGGACAAAAAGTACAAAAAGCACATACTCGTGATAGTTTTTATTTATATGGTAATAATCAACACTATTTAAAAAACGAAACAAATGAAATTGTTGAAGTATTATGAATATCAACACCACCAATATTTTAA
- the potA gene encoding spermidine/putrescine ABC transporter ATP-binding protein produces the protein METNILELRNISKQYDGKVVLKGINLNIKEGEFVTLLGPSGCGKTTTLRIIAGFEQPNSGELLFLGKDYLKTPVHKREVNTVFQNYALFPHLTVFDNIAYGLKVKRNKYDVIETEVKKFLQLVGLEGFEDKSVEQLSGGQRQRVALARALINKPRVLLLDEPMAALDVKLRKKMQAELKALQGEIGITFILVTHDQEEALTLSDRIIVMNDGAIQQVGTPAEIYNEPENLWTAQFIGDSNIISNAIFIKDNLVTIDGKKIVCVDRGFGENENQIDIIIRPEDIDIVPVGKGFFTGTVKRVNFKGVHWEIIVKCKERKYLIHSTDRVEEGDQVDISWNVEDIHVMWKEIDD, from the coding sequence TTGGAAACAAATATTTTAGAGTTACGAAACATTTCAAAACAATATGATGGGAAAGTGGTTTTGAAAGGAATTAACTTAAACATTAAAGAAGGAGAATTTGTCACATTACTAGGACCATCAGGATGTGGGAAAACAACAACATTAAGAATTATTGCTGGATTTGAACAACCTAATAGTGGGGAATTATTATTTTTAGGGAAAGACTATTTAAAAACACCCGTTCATAAACGAGAAGTTAATACTGTTTTTCAAAATTATGCCTTATTTCCGCATTTAACTGTTTTTGATAATATTGCTTATGGATTAAAAGTTAAGCGTAATAAATATGATGTTATTGAAACTGAAGTAAAGAAATTTTTACAATTAGTAGGATTAGAAGGCTTTGAAGATAAATCAGTTGAACAATTATCGGGAGGGCAACGCCAACGTGTTGCATTAGCACGAGCATTAATTAATAAGCCAAGGGTTTTATTATTAGATGAACCAATGGCTGCATTAGATGTTAAATTACGAAAAAAAATGCAAGCAGAATTAAAAGCTTTGCAAGGAGAAATTGGAATTACTTTTATTTTAGTAACACATGACCAAGAAGAAGCATTAACATTGTCTGATCGTATTATTGTAATGAATGATGGAGCAATTCAACAAGTTGGTACACCCGCGGAAATTTATAATGAACCAGAAAATTTATGAACAGCACAATTTATTGGTGACTCAAATATTATTTCAAATGCAATTTTTATTAAAGATAATTTAGTAACAATTGATGGTAAAAAAATTGTTTGTGTTGATCGTGGATTTGGTGAAAATGAAAATCAAATTGATATTATTATTCGTCCTGAAGATATTGATATTGTTCCAGTGGGAAAAGGATTCTTTACAGGAACAGTTAAAAGAGTTAATTTTAAAGGAGTTCATTGGGAAATTATTGTTAAATGTAAAGAACGAAAATATTTAATTCATTCAACAGATAGAGTTGAAGAAGGTGACCAAGTTGATATTTCGTGAAATGTTGAAGATATTCATGTTATGTGGAAAGAGATTGATGATTAA
- the potB gene encoding spermidine/putrescine ABC transporter permease, with amino-acid sequence MMENKSKPPKKGKGWFKKQDSKVKSISQHFAAWCRTKYLNISYHAKQNKWFKRGFNPILWPYLIIMILLIVVPLLIILLYSFIQPTGNSLGFEINFKNFVTFFSEQKFVIALFLALGYSLIAALIAIVIAYPVAYVMAFCKSKLLSKNIWILVTLPIWINMLLKIIGLQTLFNIIAPSLLGTPISVVIGMIYAFLPFIILPIYNSLDKIDTSLIEASKDLGANGFKTFWKVIFRQSIPGIIAGGTLLLVQAATSLIIVKFMGNGWINLIVDVIEAYFFKGENFGIGAAISVVLALIVFLIIVLSNALSKYFEIRKGRRNEKVF; translated from the coding sequence ATGATGGAAAACAAAAGTAAACCACCAAAAAAGGGTAAAGGATGATTTAAAAAACAAGATAGTAAGGTTAAATCAATTAGTCAACATTTTGCTGCTTGATGTCGAACAAAATATTTAAACATTTCTTATCATGCGAAACAAAACAAATGGTTTAAAAGAGGATTTAATCCAATTTTATGGCCATATCTTATCATTATGATTTTGTTAATTGTTGTACCATTATTAATTATTTTATTATATTCATTTATTCAACCAACGGGAAATAGTTTAGGTTTTGAAATTAATTTTAAAAATTTTGTAACTTTTTTTTCAGAGCAAAAATTTGTGATTGCACTTTTCTTAGCTTTAGGATATTCATTAATTGCGGCCTTAATTGCAATTGTGATTGCGTATCCAGTTGCTTATGTGATGGCGTTTTGTAAATCAAAACTATTGTCAAAAAATATTTGAATTTTAGTAACCTTACCAATTTGAATTAATATGTTACTAAAAATTATTGGATTACAAACACTGTTTAATATTATTGCTCCAAGTTTACTTGGAACACCAATTTCGGTTGTTATCGGAATGATTTATGCATTTTTACCATTTATAATTTTACCAATTTATAATAGTTTAGATAAAATTGATACATCATTAATTGAAGCTTCAAAAGATTTGGGAGCAAACGGTTTTAAAACATTTTGAAAAGTTATTTTTCGTCAATCAATCCCAGGAATTATTGCAGGTGGAACATTATTATTAGTTCAAGCAGCAACTTCTTTAATTATTGTTAAATTTATGGGGAATGGTTGAATTAATTTAATTGTTGATGTGATTGAAGCATATTTCTTTAAAGGAGAAAACTTTGGAATTGGCGCAGCAATATCAGTTGTCTTAGCCCTTATTGTTTTTTTAATTATTGTGTTATCAAATGCATTATCAAAATATTTTGAAATAAGAAAGGGGCGTCGCAATGAAAAAGTTTTTTAA
- a CDS encoding ABC transporter permease subunit, translating into MKKFFKSSYMALIMLFIYIPIMILILFSFNSGESMSIFNGFSDRWYKQLANEQPFLQSIIVSVFTAIIATVVSVIIGTLAAIGLSRARRVTQKMTLSITNIPLINADIITAVSLMMLFIALGGNFGMLTLVLAHISFDVPYVIITVLPRLRKVDPKLIEASLDLGAKPSQTLRKIILPILKPAIIAAAAIAFAMSFDDFIISYFTGGDDVNVATFIYTMKRIKPFINAFGTICIAIIGVVIIGWNGWNVYKINYNKFRREMLKGTYKDKDIMRYEKKLALLYHQLNNKKINNEKQKEQLRWKIVRLEKKYDKSVLWIKNKKQTFIERQETKENINKISRKKFRWLAKSWKPLLLATISVGSIVLLTAVYIKNNIYDLAVANWGEYITSDLIRDFEKKYNVKIKYSVYDSNETLYNKLYTTHYDVMVPSDYMVNKLAQEGHLEEIDYQKLNDVDKNFNIIKPNPNYHGQDVTERTMGNEYFNDLNVDIATVQKTNPEFYQNCIVPSTLDPTTSKCFDKNYAASLVNGLLNVLNKNKLKKVILQSGESEVTQKTIVNYSLPYFWGEVSMVINPTESNLNFLNDMFAKANQNLPTTAQGKFGYQREKWASSANRDQIKLNDVKNNNVISNGISWDILWQAAANKRVLINNDPRNLFMLTSEKNYFKPVPTTQMEVDHGYNELATLLKHNNVALMNDELINAVGDGHFDFAFMYNGDAIYADTLFAKSHQEASGTKLIITRPRATKAWTPETIEGTNIWSDNMVLSKNARNRDLAYKFMNFIIQNSSALTEEANYTSPYQQVMDYENNYNYSNAHDPESGAMVNYQRDYVPVAKLNKKGMYVAQPEMADGSFEITDLDSYVLNKYNILIAGKN; encoded by the coding sequence ATGAAAAAGTTTTTTAAATCATCTTATATGGCATTAATTATGTTATTCATTTATATTCCGATTATGATTTTAATTTTATTTTCATTTAATAGTGGTGAAAGTATGAGTATTTTTAATGGTTTTTCTGATCGTTGGTATAAACAACTTGCTAATGAACAACCTTTTTTACAAAGTATTATTGTTTCAGTCTTTACAGCGATAATTGCAACTGTTGTTTCAGTTATTATTGGAACTTTAGCTGCAATTGGATTAAGTCGGGCACGCCGAGTTACACAAAAAATGACATTATCAATTACTAATATTCCGTTAATTAATGCTGATATTATTACGGCTGTTTCGTTAATGATGTTATTTATTGCCTTAGGAGGAAACTTTGGAATGTTAACATTAGTTTTAGCACATATTTCATTTGATGTACCATATGTAATTATTACAGTATTACCACGCTTACGGAAAGTTGATCCAAAATTAATTGAGGCTTCATTAGATTTAGGTGCAAAACCATCTCAAACTTTACGAAAAATTATTTTACCAATTTTAAAACCAGCAATTATTGCAGCTGCAGCAATTGCCTTTGCAATGAGTTTTGATGACTTTATTATTTCCTATTTTACTGGTGGTGATGATGTCAATGTTGCAACTTTTATTTATACAATGAAACGAATTAAGCCTTTTATTAATGCTTTTGGAACAATTTGTATTGCAATTATTGGAGTTGTTATTATTGGATGAAATGGGTGAAATGTTTATAAAATTAATTATAATAAATTTCGTCGAGAAATGCTAAAAGGAACTTATAAAGATAAAGATATTATGCGTTATGAAAAAAAATTAGCTTTACTTTATCATCAATTAAATAATAAAAAAATTAATAATGAAAAACAAAAAGAACAATTACGTTGAAAAATTGTTAGACTAGAAAAAAAATACGATAAAAGTGTTTTATGAATTAAGAATAAAAAACAAACTTTTATTGAGCGTCAAGAAACTAAAGAAAATATTAACAAAATATCACGGAAAAAATTCCGTTGATTGGCAAAAAGTTGAAAACCATTGTTACTAGCAACAATTTCAGTTGGTTCAATTGTGTTACTAACAGCAGTTTATATTAAAAATAATATTTATGATTTAGCAGTGGCAAATTGAGGTGAATATATTACTTCCGATTTAATCCGTGATTTTGAAAAAAAATATAATGTAAAAATTAAATATAGTGTTTATGATAGTAATGAAACATTATATAACAAATTATATACGACACATTATGATGTAATGGTTCCAAGTGATTATATGGTGAATAAGTTAGCACAAGAAGGCCACTTAGAAGAAATTGATTATCAAAAATTAAATGATGTTGATAAGAATTTTAACATTATTAAACCTAACCCAAATTATCATGGACAAGATGTTACAGAAAGAACAATGGGAAATGAATATTTTAATGATTTAAATGTTGATATAGCAACAGTACAAAAAACAAATCCAGAATTTTATCAAAATTGTATTGTTCCTTCTACTTTGGATCCAACAACATCAAAATGTTTTGATAAAAATTATGCGGCATCATTAGTTAATGGATTATTAAATGTTTTAAATAAAAATAAATTGAAAAAAGTTATTCTTCAAAGTGGAGAGAGTGAAGTTACTCAAAAAACAATTGTCAATTATAGTTTACCTTATTTTTGAGGGGAAGTATCAATGGTGATTAATCCAACAGAAAGTAACTTAAATTTTTTAAATGATATGTTTGCTAAAGCAAATCAAAATTTACCAACAACAGCTCAAGGTAAATTTGGTTATCAACGTGAAAAGTGAGCATCTAGTGCAAATCGTGACCAAATTAAACTTAATGATGTTAAAAATAATAATGTTATATCAAACGGAATTTCATGAGATATTTTATGACAAGCAGCAGCAAATAAACGAGTTTTAATTAATAATGATCCACGAAATTTATTTATGTTAACTAGTGAAAAGAATTATTTCAAACCAGTGCCAACAACGCAAATGGAGGTTGATCATGGTTACAACGAATTAGCAACATTATTAAAACATAATAATGTTGCCTTAATGAATGATGAGTTAATAAACGCCGTTGGTGATGGACATTTTGATTTTGCTTTTATGTATAATGGCGATGCAATTTATGCTGATACATTATTTGCTAAAAGTCATCAAGAAGCTAGTGGAACAAAATTAATTATTACCCGCCCACGAGCAACAAAGGCGTGAACACCAGAAACAATTGAAGGAACTAACATTTGAAGTGATAACATGGTTTTATCAAAAAATGCTAGAAATCGAGACTTAGCTTATAAATTTATGAATTTTATTATTCAAAATTCATCCGCATTAACAGAAGAAGCAAATTATACTTCACCGTATCAACAAGTAATGGACTATGAAAATAATTATAATTATAGTAATGCTCATGATCCAGAATCTGGTGCAATGGTTAATTATCAGCGTGATTATGTTCCTGTGGCAAAACTTAATAAGAAGGGAATGTATGTTGCTCAACCAGAAATGGCAGATGGTTCATTTGAGATAACTGATTTAGATAGTTATGTATTAAATAAATATAATATTTTAATTGCTGGAAAAAACTAA
- a CDS encoding ComEC/Rec2 family competence protein, with amino-acid sequence MNKSEFVNKIFRIFCILSIICYGLQPYFTSIHYLMAMLNVGNGQTIVFHDKRDWKTVLYDVSVGYGRLKQLVSNYLKWAGINWINAIFISNHHDDHNNNLTIVKKYFNVK; translated from the coding sequence ATGAATAAGAGTGAATTTGTAAATAAGATATTTAGAATATTTTGCATTCTGTCAATAATTTGCTATGGTTTACAACCATATTTTACTAGTATTCATTATTTAATGGCAATGTTAAATGTTGGTAATGGTCAAACAATTGTTTTTCACGACAAGCGAGATTGAAAAACAGTTTTATATGATGTTAGTGTGGGATATGGTCGTTTAAAACAATTAGTTAGTAATTATTTAAAATGAGCAGGTATTAATTGAATTAATGCTATTTTTATTTCTAATCACCATGATGATCATAATAATAATTTAACAATTGTAAAAAAATATTTTAATGTTAAATAA
- a CDS encoding ComEC/Rec2 family competence protein — protein sequence MIQNNTKFRTFQFGGLKFTVLHKRINDEDENNNSLVLLVKINQYQILLTGDISKKIEINLLKEQLYPITLLQVQHHGSETSSSLVFLHKIMPKVCFISGEKTKRQNYPAPIVIENLKTIRCQIYFTNGKQNLQSALRLHDSCF from the coding sequence GTGATTCAAAATAATACAAAGTTTAGAACATTTCAATTTGGAGGATTAAAATTTACTGTTTTGCATAAAAGAATTAATGATGAGGATGAAAACAATAATAGTTTAGTGCTTTTGGTTAAAATAAATCAATACCAAATTTTATTAACAGGTGATATTAGTAAAAAAATTGAGATAAATTTATTAAAAGAACAATTATATCCAATCACTTTGCTACAAGTGCAACATCATGGTTCAGAAACTAGTTCAAGTTTAGTATTTTTGCATAAAATAATGCCAAAAGTTTGTTTTATTTCTGGTGAAAAAACAAAACGCCAAAATTATCCAGCACCAATAGTTATTGAAAATTTAAAAACTATTAGATGCCAAATTTATTTTACAAATGGTAAACAGAATCTTCAATCTGCACTTCGATTACACGATTCCTGTTTTTAA
- a CDS encoding DUF3627 domain-containing protein yields MYQKPSYKKNINVENCFIRREFIVFRTDKASFINLPNHNRHIGFWLSNKFIYPSEKNCNQVAIGLIYDNYYSIVKYDENLKRNIWKSLTGTELINLYNQYKQNYSTNMKKALFSSEPKKVKTNKNNFTNLSVEKKEQLIKDLKSLN; encoded by the coding sequence ATGTATCAGAAACCAAGTTATAAGAAGAATATTAACGTAGAAAATTGCTTTATTCGAAGAGAATTTATAGTTTTTAGAACAGATAAAGCTTCATTTATAAATTTACCTAATCATAATCGTCATATTGGTTTTTGATTGAGTAATAAGTTTATTTATCCGAGTGAAAAAAATTGTAATCAAGTAGCAATCGGTTTGATTTATGATAATTATTATTCTATTGTAAAATATGATGAAAATTTAAAGCGTAATATTTGAAAGAGTTTAACTGGAACGGAATTAATTAATTTATATAATCAATATAAACAAAATTACTCTACTAATATGAAAAAAGCATTATTTTCAAGTGAACCTAAAAAAGTAAAAACAAATAAAAATAATTTCACAAATTTAAGTGTTGAAAAAAAAGAACAATTAATTAAAGACTTAAAAAGTTTAAATTAA
- a CDS encoding DNA-methyltransferase has protein sequence MFKTNLGKLINGDALEFIKTLENDSVDLILTDPPYLYNLSKRENEQKNEKSNITKSINKYINAIYDNNLHNSFDINTYLDEFYRISKNKFMLIWMNRQQIIDYLDWVRKKDMLYDFILWNKTNPMPTNNHIYQDKEYCMIIYSKKHRIPNYKNDYESKKTIFNYSIGKKLTRHPTEKPLYIFNRLISKYSKENDLILDCFLGSGTTAYACEQLKRKWLGCEINNEYYKIIKKRLKNIQFKFEF, from the coding sequence ATGTTTAAAACAAATTTAGGAAAATTAATAAATGGAGATGCTTTGGAATTTATAAAGACATTAGAAAACGATAGTGTTGATTTAATACTAACTGATCCGCCCTATTTATATAATTTATCAAAAAGAGAAAACGAACAAAAAAATGAAAAAAGCAATATAACCAAAAGCATAAATAAATATATTAATGCTATCTATGATAATAATTTACATAATTCATTTGATATAAATACTTATTTAGATGAGTTTTATCGAATTTCAAAAAATAAATTTATGTTAATTTGAATGAATAGACAACAAATTATAGATTATTTAGATTGAGTTCGTAAAAAAGATATGCTTTATGATTTTATCCTTTGAAACAAAACAAATCCAATGCCAACTAATAATCATATTTATCAAGATAAAGAATATTGTATGATAATTTATTCTAAAAAACATCGAATTCCGAATTATAAAAATGATTATGAAAGTAAAAAAACAATTTTTAATTATTCAATCGGAAAAAAATTAACAAGACACCCAACAGAAAAACCATTATATATATTTAATCGATTAATTAGTAAATATAGTAAAGAAAATGATTTAATTTTAGATTGTTTTTTAGGAAGTGGTACAACCGCGTATGCTTGTGAACAGTTAAAACGAAAGTGATTGGGTTGTGAAATAAATAATGAATATTACAAAATAATTAAAAAAAGATTAAAAAATATTCAGTTTAAATTTGAATTTTAA
- a CDS encoding pentapeptide repeat-containing protein, translated as MKTLEDMIKDLTGITVEQNKISKYLESEKLDLRCVNLRWTDLKGAVLRWADLKEADLRWTDLKGAVLRGADLKNIKITQQQLDQLTVIEENE; from the coding sequence GTGAAAACATTAGAAGATATGATTAAAGATTTAACAGGAATAACTGTTGAACAAAATAAAATCAGTAAATATTTAGAAAGTGAAAAATTAGATTTACGATGTGTTAATTTACGTTGGACTGATTTAAAAGGCGCTGTTTTACGTTGGGCTGATTTAAAAGAAGCCGATTTACGTTGGACTGATTTAAAAGGTGCTGTTTTACGAGGTGCTGATTTAAAAAATATTAAAATAACACAACAACAATTAGACCAATTAACTGTTATTGAGGAGAATGAATAA